The Gillisia sp. Hel_I_86 genome has a segment encoding these proteins:
- a CDS encoding SHOCT domain-containing protein produces MEILRRKYAAGDISKEEFEERKRALEK; encoded by the coding sequence TTGGAAATTTTAAGGCGAAAGTATGCCGCAGGCGATATTTCTAAAGAAGAGTTTGAAGAAAGAAAAAGAGCATTGGAAAAGTAG
- a CDS encoding rhodanese-like domain-containing protein — protein sequence MEILIAVTKNCPHRTLLEHELQNAWLPYKVAYFEEHPELLEKYHVKHSPLLIVDGKVESIETKEILDIINELKIRDKDISKIRTPKRAKNFMVPKGIGSESGLVEVDTTWGSIQPMQAAQNVVTIGEQEVYHHQKMNLSIIDIRKASTTDGVSIPGSKSIPYDELAGRMDELDKTYPNIFFCNGPQCPQSSTAIKNLLNADFPADRILYYRGGMHDWITMGLPVQRL from the coding sequence ATGGAAATTTTAATAGCAGTAACTAAAAATTGTCCTCACCGGACTTTACTTGAACATGAACTTCAAAATGCCTGGTTACCCTACAAAGTAGCTTATTTTGAGGAGCATCCCGAATTACTTGAAAAATATCACGTAAAGCATTCGCCTTTATTAATTGTAGATGGGAAAGTGGAATCGATAGAGACGAAGGAAATATTAGATATAATAAACGAACTAAAAATAAGGGACAAGGACATATCAAAAATCAGGACTCCGAAAAGAGCTAAAAATTTTATGGTTCCAAAAGGCATAGGCTCAGAATCTGGGTTAGTGGAGGTTGATACAACATGGGGCAGTATTCAGCCAATGCAGGCTGCACAAAATGTAGTCACAATTGGGGAACAGGAAGTGTACCATCACCAAAAAATGAACCTATCCATTATTGATATACGAAAAGCAAGTACTACCGATGGGGTAAGTATTCCGGGTTCAAAAAGTATTCCCTATGATGAGTTGGCTGGAAGAATGGATGAGTTGGATAAAACCTATCCCAATATATTTTTTTGCAATGGCCCACAATGCCCACAATCGTCAACAGCTATAAAGAACCTCTTGAATGCAGATTTTCCGGCCGATAGAATTTTATATTACAGAGGAGGAATGCATGATTGGATAACAATGGGGCTTCCTGTACAACGATTATAA
- a CDS encoding DUF302 domain-containing protein encodes MSYYFEKTLTNVSFDEAIEKVTEELKKEGFGILTEIDIKATLKKKLDVDFYNYRILGACNPPFAYKALQAEDKIGTMLPCNVIVQEREKGIIEVSAVDPAASMSAVENEALNEVAFQVRDKLEKVIEKL; translated from the coding sequence ATGAGTTACTATTTTGAAAAAACATTGACCAATGTAAGTTTCGATGAGGCCATCGAAAAAGTTACCGAAGAATTGAAAAAAGAAGGTTTCGGTATATTAACGGAAATTGATATTAAAGCTACGCTGAAGAAAAAGCTTGATGTAGATTTCTATAATTACAGAATCCTGGGTGCTTGCAATCCTCCTTTTGCATATAAGGCACTCCAAGCAGAAGATAAAATTGGCACCATGCTTCCTTGCAATGTTATTGTTCAGGAAAGAGAAAAAGGAATAATAGAAGTTTCTGCAGTTGACCCCGCAGCTTCTATGAGTGCAGTAGAGAATGAAGCATTGAACGAAGTAGCTTTTCAGGTAAGGGATAAACTAGAAAAGGTTATTGAAAAGCTGTAA